In one window of Microbacterium natoriense DNA:
- a CDS encoding LCP family protein has product MSQNTRRRRTIARHGQLRTPGPVSQLLKFIAIGLSVVLVSGAAVVGYIVYDFTSTVTANAVEIEGQKELPPDISEYKGGFNMVLAGVDTCEDAYKQYFGARCTGKDSEGTLNDVNLLVHVSDAPRRITVVSFPRDLMLPIPECTDAEGERHSAMSKQPLNTSYTDGGLNCVVQTLAKLTGQEIQFAASVTFGGVIEITNAIGGVDVCLANPIKDKYTGLDLPAGNKTLQGLEALQFLRTRHGVGDGSDLGRIGNQQQYMSNLAKKLISSDTLGNVPVMLKLATTAIDNLETSTSLADPMKIVQIGLAVKSVPFEDIVFLQYPTATDPDNPNKVVPSKAAAQEMWDAINANAQLQITYENTKNDGVVVTDPGTTAPTESTDPAATPDPAATPDNVVALPDTIKGTSAAQTTCSNGNVR; this is encoded by the coding sequence GTGAGTCAGAACACCCGACGCCGCCGTACCATCGCGCGGCACGGCCAGCTGCGCACGCCGGGTCCGGTCAGTCAGCTCCTCAAGTTCATCGCGATCGGCCTCTCGGTCGTGCTGGTCAGCGGTGCGGCCGTCGTCGGTTACATCGTCTACGACTTCACGAGCACGGTGACCGCGAACGCCGTCGAGATCGAGGGCCAGAAGGAGCTCCCGCCGGACATCAGCGAGTACAAGGGCGGCTTCAACATGGTGCTCGCCGGCGTCGACACCTGTGAAGACGCGTACAAGCAGTACTTCGGCGCGCGCTGCACGGGCAAGGACTCGGAGGGCACCCTCAACGACGTCAACCTGCTCGTGCACGTCTCCGACGCGCCCCGCCGGATCACCGTGGTCAGCTTCCCGCGCGACCTGATGCTCCCGATCCCCGAATGCACCGACGCCGAGGGCGAGAGGCACTCGGCGATGAGCAAGCAGCCGCTCAACACCTCATACACCGACGGAGGGCTCAACTGCGTCGTCCAGACGCTCGCGAAGCTCACCGGCCAGGAGATCCAGTTCGCGGCATCCGTCACCTTCGGCGGCGTGATCGAGATCACGAATGCGATCGGCGGCGTCGACGTGTGCCTCGCGAACCCGATCAAGGACAAGTACACGGGCCTCGACCTGCCCGCCGGCAACAAGACCCTGCAGGGCCTCGAGGCGCTGCAGTTCCTCCGTACCCGCCACGGCGTAGGCGACGGCAGCGACCTCGGTCGCATCGGCAACCAGCAGCAGTACATGTCGAACCTCGCCAAGAAGCTGATCAGCAGCGACACGCTCGGCAACGTGCCGGTCATGCTGAAGCTCGCGACGACCGCGATCGACAACCTCGAGACCAGCACGTCGCTGGCCGACCCGATGAAGATCGTGCAGATCGGCCTCGCCGTGAAGTCGGTGCCGTTCGAGGACATCGTGTTCCTGCAGTACCCGACGGCCACCGACCCCGACAACCCCAACAAGGTCGTGCCGAGCAAGGCGGCGGCGCAGGAGATGTGGGACGCGATCAACGCGAACGCCCAGCTGCAGATCACCTACGAGAACACCAAGAACGACGGCGTCGTCGTCACCGATCCGGGAACCACGGCGCCCACCGAGTCGACCGATCCGGCTGCCACGCCTGACCCGGCGGCGACCCCCGACAACGTGGTGGCGCTGCCCGACACCATCAAGGGCACGTCGGCTGCGCAGACCACCTGCTCGAACGGCAACGTCCGCTGA
- the serS gene encoding serine--tRNA ligase encodes MIDLALLRDNPEIVRRSQAARGNDVATVDAALEADRSRRAALAVFEELRAEQNLFGKQVAKAPKEEKAALVAQAKDLADRVKQAQQAANEASDAASAALALIENVVIDGVPAGGEADFVELRRVGDVPAFAFEPRDHLEIGEILGAIDMERGAKVSGARFYFLKGIGARLEIALMNLALDKALQNGFTPMIVPTLVRPEIMQGTGFLGEHADEVYHLDKEDLYLVGTSEVPLAGYHKDEIVDLSTGALRYAGWSTCYRSEAGSHGKDTRGIIRVHQFNKLEMFVYTNPEDAEAEHLRLVALQEEMLTSLGLAYRVIDVAAGDLGSSAARKYDIEAWVPTQGAFRELTSTSNCTTYQARRLETRYRPDDGGKTQPVATLNGTLATTRWIVALLETHQQADGSVRVPEVLRPYLGGMDVLEPTLRQAQGPK; translated from the coding sequence ATGATCGACCTCGCTCTGCTTCGCGACAATCCCGAGATCGTCCGCCGCTCCCAGGCCGCCCGCGGAAACGACGTGGCGACCGTCGATGCGGCCCTCGAGGCCGACCGATCGCGCCGGGCTGCGCTCGCCGTGTTCGAGGAGCTGCGGGCCGAGCAGAACCTCTTCGGCAAGCAGGTCGCCAAGGCTCCGAAAGAGGAGAAGGCCGCCCTCGTCGCGCAGGCGAAGGATCTCGCAGACCGCGTCAAGCAGGCGCAGCAGGCCGCGAACGAAGCCTCGGATGCTGCATCCGCCGCTCTCGCGCTGATCGAGAACGTCGTGATCGACGGCGTGCCGGCCGGCGGTGAAGCCGACTTCGTCGAGCTGCGACGGGTCGGCGACGTGCCCGCGTTCGCCTTCGAGCCTCGCGACCACCTCGAGATCGGCGAGATCCTCGGGGCGATAGACATGGAGCGCGGGGCGAAGGTCTCCGGAGCGCGTTTCTACTTCCTGAAGGGCATCGGCGCCCGCCTCGAGATCGCGCTGATGAACCTCGCGCTCGACAAGGCGCTGCAGAACGGCTTCACGCCGATGATCGTTCCGACTCTCGTGCGGCCTGAGATCATGCAGGGCACCGGGTTCCTCGGCGAGCACGCCGACGAGGTCTACCACCTCGACAAGGAGGATCTCTACCTCGTGGGCACGAGCGAGGTCCCGCTCGCCGGGTACCACAAGGACGAGATCGTCGACCTGTCGACGGGTGCCCTGCGGTACGCCGGCTGGTCGACCTGCTACCGCAGCGAGGCCGGATCGCACGGCAAGGACACCCGCGGGATCATCCGCGTGCATCAGTTCAACAAGCTCGAGATGTTCGTCTACACGAACCCCGAGGATGCCGAGGCCGAGCACCTTCGGCTGGTCGCCCTGCAGGAGGAGATGCTCACCTCTCTCGGTCTCGCCTACCGCGTGATCGACGTCGCCGCGGGCGATCTGGGATCGAGCGCCGCGCGCAAGTACGACATCGAGGCGTGGGTGCCCACTCAGGGCGCGTTCCGCGAGCTCACCTCGACCTCGAACTGCACGACCTACCAGGCGCGCCGCCTCGAGACGCGCTATCGCCCCGATGACGGCGGCAAGACGCAGCCGGTCGCGACGCTGAACGGCACCCTCGCGACCACGCGGTGGATCGTGGCGCTCCTCGAGACGCACCAGCAGGCCGACGGATCGGTCCGCGTGCCCGAGGTGCTCAGGCCATACCTGGGCGGCATGGACGTGCTGGAGCCGACCCTTCGACAGGCTCAGGGACCCAAATGA
- a CDS encoding glycoside hydrolase family 3 C-terminal domain-containing protein produces the protein MSTASDLTLEEKASLTSGADFWTTKAVDRAGIPSIMMTDGPHGLRKQAGGTDHLGLASSVPATCFPPAVGIGSSWDPELIERVGAAIGVEAAIEDVAVVLGPGINIKRSPLCGRNFEYFSEDPIVSGVLGAASVRGVQSQGVGTSLKHFAANNQEFDRMRASSDVDPRPLREIYLRGFERVVKDAAPWTVMCSYNRLNGVWTSEDPWLLTSVLRDEWGFDGLVVSDWGAVNDRVAGVAAGLDLEMPATGGRTDAQLVAAVREGRLDESVLDTAASRVIDLVRKAGERPGVEGPLDVDAHHALAREAAGRSIVLLKNEGSILPLAPGQKIAVIGAFAAEPRFQGAGSSLINPTRVDTAVDALRAIAGDDISFAPGFGVEGGAVAASGRPADELRAEAVETAAAAEIAVVFLGLPAAEESEGFDRDHIDLPPVQLELLDAVIEANPRTVVVLSNGGVVALPFVDRVPAIIESWLLGQAGGSAVADVLYGAVNPSGKLTETVPARLEDNPSYGNFPGEFGHVRYGEGLLVGYRWYDAKGLEVTFPFGFGLSYTTFAYGPATASVTDDGDIAVSFDLSNTGDRDGREVVQVYASLAGSVVQRAPRELKAFASVALAAGETRAVELVIRREDLAYWDVRVDRYVVEGGEYTLDVAASSRDIRSAVTIAISGDEVHLPLDMNSSIGDVMANPVAGPVMQGALSGFMGDLDGVDAAAASMMPNDEAMQKMMASFPIGRLVGFPGVPVTHEQIEQLLAAANAGVSAPIPGR, from the coding sequence GTGAGCACCGCATCCGATCTCACCCTCGAAGAGAAGGCCTCGCTCACCAGCGGCGCCGATTTCTGGACGACCAAAGCCGTCGATCGCGCGGGCATCCCGTCGATCATGATGACCGACGGCCCGCACGGGCTCCGCAAGCAGGCAGGCGGAACCGACCACCTGGGCCTCGCCAGCAGCGTGCCCGCGACCTGCTTCCCGCCGGCAGTGGGCATCGGCTCGTCATGGGATCCCGAGCTCATCGAACGCGTCGGCGCCGCGATCGGAGTCGAGGCCGCGATCGAAGACGTCGCCGTCGTGCTCGGCCCAGGCATCAACATCAAGCGATCGCCGCTGTGCGGTCGCAACTTCGAGTACTTCTCGGAGGATCCGATCGTCTCGGGCGTGCTGGGCGCAGCCTCGGTCCGCGGCGTGCAGTCGCAGGGCGTCGGCACCTCGCTCAAGCACTTCGCCGCCAACAACCAGGAGTTCGACCGGATGCGCGCGAGCTCCGACGTCGACCCTCGACCGCTGCGCGAGATCTACCTGCGCGGATTCGAGCGCGTCGTGAAGGACGCCGCACCCTGGACGGTCATGTGCTCGTACAACCGTCTCAACGGCGTGTGGACCTCGGAGGACCCGTGGCTGCTCACGAGCGTGCTGCGCGACGAATGGGGCTTCGACGGGCTCGTCGTCTCGGACTGGGGCGCCGTGAACGATCGGGTGGCCGGCGTCGCCGCGGGACTCGATCTCGAGATGCCGGCCACGGGCGGACGGACGGATGCTCAGCTCGTCGCCGCGGTGCGCGAGGGGCGCCTCGATGAGAGCGTTCTCGACACCGCGGCTTCCCGTGTGATCGATCTCGTCCGAAAGGCGGGAGAGCGTCCGGGGGTCGAGGGGCCGCTCGATGTCGACGCGCACCACGCCCTCGCGCGAGAGGCCGCCGGTCGTTCGATCGTGCTGCTGAAGAACGAGGGGTCGATCCTGCCGCTCGCGCCCGGCCAGAAGATCGCCGTGATCGGCGCCTTCGCCGCCGAGCCCCGCTTCCAGGGCGCCGGTTCCTCGCTGATCAACCCGACCCGGGTGGATACCGCCGTCGACGCGCTGCGCGCCATCGCGGGCGACGACATCTCCTTCGCGCCGGGCTTCGGAGTCGAGGGCGGAGCCGTCGCGGCATCCGGTCGCCCTGCCGACGAACTGCGCGCCGAGGCCGTCGAGACCGCGGCCGCCGCAGAGATCGCGGTCGTGTTCCTGGGGCTGCCTGCGGCCGAGGAGTCCGAGGGCTTCGACCGCGACCACATCGATCTGCCGCCCGTGCAGCTCGAGCTTCTCGACGCCGTGATCGAGGCGAACCCGCGCACCGTCGTCGTGCTGTCGAACGGCGGTGTCGTCGCCCTGCCGTTCGTCGATCGCGTGCCCGCGATCATCGAGAGCTGGCTGCTCGGCCAGGCAGGCGGCAGCGCCGTCGCCGACGTGCTCTACGGTGCGGTCAACCCCTCGGGCAAGCTCACCGAGACCGTCCCGGCGCGGCTCGAGGACAACCCCTCCTACGGCAACTTCCCCGGCGAGTTCGGGCACGTCCGCTACGGCGAGGGTCTGCTGGTCGGATATCGCTGGTACGACGCCAAGGGGCTCGAGGTGACCTTCCCGTTCGGGTTCGGCCTCTCGTACACGACCTTCGCCTATGGACCGGCGACGGCATCGGTGACCGACGACGGCGACATCGCGGTCTCCTTCGATCTGAGCAACACGGGCGATCGTGACGGACGTGAGGTCGTGCAGGTGTACGCGTCGCTCGCCGGCTCTGTCGTTCAGCGCGCGCCGCGCGAGCTCAAGGCGTTCGCGTCGGTCGCCCTCGCTGCGGGGGAGACCCGCGCGGTCGAGCTCGTCATCCGCCGTGAGGATCTCGCGTATTGGGACGTCAGAGTCGACCGCTACGTCGTCGAGGGCGGCGAGTACACGCTCGATGTCGCGGCGTCGAGCCGCGACATCCGCTCGGCCGTCACGATCGCGATCTCGGGCGACGAGGTTCATCTGCCGCTCGACATGAACTCGTCGATCGGCGACGTCATGGCGAATCCTGTCGCCGGGCCGGTCATGCAGGGCGCGCTCTCCGGTTTCATGGGCGACCTGGACGGCGTCGACGCGGCGGCCGCCTCGATGATGCCGAACGACGAGGCGATGCAGAAGATGATGGCGTCGTTCCCGATCGGGCGCCTCGTCGGCTTCCCCGGGGTTCCCGTCACCCACGAGCAGATCGAGCAGCTCCTCGCCGCCGCGAACGCGGGAGTCTCCGCGCCGATTCCCGGTCGCTAG
- a CDS encoding YybH family protein, which yields MTTPVTALDQLNLAFAARFNARDLDGLMALNRPDVVFVPAPGQPVTGEAGVRGALEQFLGLNLPITMTVRQTFESEGVGLAIADWTITGTGPDGSEISLAGTTADVAVYSEEHGWRYAVDNPFGTA from the coding sequence GTGACCACTCCCGTCACCGCCCTCGACCAGCTCAACCTCGCCTTCGCCGCGCGTTTCAACGCGCGCGATCTCGACGGCCTCATGGCACTGAATCGACCCGATGTCGTGTTCGTGCCCGCACCGGGTCAGCCCGTCACCGGCGAAGCCGGCGTCCGGGGCGCGCTCGAGCAGTTCCTGGGGCTGAACCTGCCGATCACGATGACCGTGCGCCAGACGTTCGAATCCGAGGGCGTCGGGCTCGCGATCGCCGACTGGACGATCACGGGCACGGGACCCGACGGCTCCGAGATCTCGCTCGCGGGAACGACCGCCGACGTGGCCGTCTACAGCGAAGAGCACGGCTGGCGCTATGCAGTCGACAATCCCTTCGGCACGGCCTGA
- a CDS encoding HAD family hydrolase, translated as MTDASAGSGNPWLIALDVDGTILLQDETMSPGVPEAVARLRDGGHQVTIATGRSWMATQRWVEELGLAPEFVVCSNGAVIMRLVQGEWVRWNVETFDPSPVLELLRERLPDARYMVELGSGQRLYTQQLDDWTLDGGRQVSFDELADEPVSRIVVVSPGHDEEDFHRLVADAGLNEVSYAIGWTAWLDIAPNGVDKGTALERVRTELDVDGERVLVAGDGRNDIGMFGWSRSLGGRAVAMGQAPAEVKDAAGEVTDDVLEGGLARALNTLPAPAQVSAGE; from the coding sequence ATGACCGACGCTTCGGCAGGCTCAGGGAATCCGTGGCTCATCGCCCTCGACGTCGACGGCACGATCCTGCTCCAGGACGAGACGATGAGCCCCGGTGTGCCCGAGGCGGTGGCCCGCCTTCGCGACGGCGGTCACCAGGTCACGATCGCGACCGGACGCAGCTGGATGGCCACGCAGCGGTGGGTCGAGGAGCTCGGTCTCGCACCGGAATTCGTGGTGTGCTCGAACGGCGCCGTGATCATGCGACTGGTTCAGGGCGAGTGGGTGCGCTGGAACGTCGAGACCTTCGATCCCTCGCCCGTGCTCGAGCTGCTCCGCGAGCGCCTGCCCGACGCGCGGTACATGGTCGAGCTCGGCTCCGGGCAGCGTCTGTACACGCAGCAGCTCGACGACTGGACGCTCGACGGTGGTCGTCAGGTGTCCTTCGACGAGCTCGCCGACGAACCCGTGTCGCGCATCGTGGTGGTCTCGCCGGGCCACGACGAGGAGGACTTCCACCGCTTGGTGGCGGATGCCGGACTCAACGAGGTCTCGTACGCGATCGGCTGGACGGCGTGGCTGGACATCGCGCCGAACGGCGTCGACAAGGGCACGGCGCTGGAACGCGTGCGCACCGAGCTCGATGTCGACGGCGAGCGGGTGCTCGTCGCAGGAGACGGACGCAACGACATCGGGATGTTCGGCTGGTCGCGTTCGCTGGGCGGCCGCGCGGTGGCGATGGGGCAGGCTCCTGCGGAGGTGAAGGATGCTGCGGGTGAGGTGACGGACGACGTGCTCGAAGGAGGTCTCGCGCGCGCCCTCAACACGCTTCCAGCGCCCGCCCAGGTCAGCGCGGGAGAATAG
- a CDS encoding RNA polymerase sigma factor — MSDTQDPRSLLEAMVSEDPQRLRRRSISLGVDLDDADDVAQTALLRAWRSIERLEMPEQGAMCSWLDTIARNVAIDLARRRARRPVGELDPQQASGTRVAEQVEVRVILDGALAAVRSLPEALREPLLLTVVDGLTTAQVAERLGIEPATARQRISRARKAMSACRRSGMDAD, encoded by the coding sequence GTGAGCGACACGCAGGATCCGCGATCTCTGCTCGAGGCGATGGTGTCAGAAGACCCGCAGCGCCTGCGACGTCGCAGCATCTCCCTGGGCGTAGACCTCGACGATGCGGACGACGTCGCGCAGACCGCGCTGCTGAGAGCCTGGCGCTCGATCGAGAGGCTCGAGATGCCGGAGCAGGGGGCCATGTGCTCCTGGCTCGACACGATCGCTCGGAACGTCGCGATCGACCTGGCCCGACGACGAGCCAGGCGCCCGGTCGGTGAGCTCGACCCGCAACAGGCGAGCGGCACACGCGTCGCCGAGCAGGTCGAGGTGCGGGTGATCCTCGATGGGGCGCTCGCCGCGGTGCGATCGCTGCCGGAGGCGCTGCGGGAGCCGCTGCTGCTCACCGTGGTCGACGGCCTCACGACGGCACAGGTCGCCGAGCGGCTGGGCATTGAGCCGGCAACCGCTCGGCAACGGATCTCGCGGGCGCGCAAGGCCATGAGCGCTTGCCGGAGATCAGGTATGGACGCGGACTGA
- a CDS encoding MarR family winged helix-turn-helix transcriptional regulator translates to MQTTEQARSAVELALGERINALLSATRGLSERSAAQFHEGLQPAAFHIARWLHAFGPARPSVIAESVGMDRSSTSTLLTKMRSLGLVANAPDPQDRRGVIVQLTDLGEARIARTLEERGVEFFGRIKDWSLDDLRALERLLGKLTADPSTR, encoded by the coding sequence ATGCAAACAACCGAGCAGGCGCGGTCTGCCGTGGAGCTGGCCCTGGGCGAGCGGATCAATGCTCTCCTGAGCGCGACCCGGGGTTTGAGCGAGCGCAGCGCCGCCCAGTTCCACGAGGGGCTTCAGCCGGCCGCCTTCCACATCGCGCGGTGGCTGCACGCCTTCGGCCCCGCACGGCCCAGCGTGATCGCCGAGTCGGTGGGGATGGATCGAAGCTCCACGAGCACGCTGCTCACCAAGATGCGAAGTCTCGGGTTGGTCGCGAACGCCCCGGACCCGCAGGACCGTCGCGGAGTGATCGTCCAGCTCACAGATCTGGGGGAGGCGCGGATCGCACGCACGCTGGAAGAGCGCGGCGTCGAGTTCTTCGGACGCATCAAGGACTGGTCGTTGGATGACCTCCGCGCGCTCGAACGCCTCCTCGGGAAACTGACGGCCGACCCCAGCACGCGCTGA
- a CDS encoding TetR/AcrR family transcriptional regulator, with amino-acid sequence MAQRGSYAKGVARREEILESALEVIGRDGYQNASLKQIAHMVGVTPAALLHYFGSKEELFTEVLRKRDEHDGMDPRLADLADPREGLIDVIRHNAEVPGLVELFSRLAVDAVDPEHPAHSYFLERSERLRSAVAAGLHRDSTREPALDPDTMARVLQAVADGLQLQWMIDPTVDMADIVERLIDALAPRRD; translated from the coding sequence ATGGCACAGCGCGGTTCGTATGCGAAAGGCGTCGCGCGGCGCGAGGAGATCCTCGAGAGTGCACTCGAGGTCATCGGGCGCGACGGCTACCAGAACGCCTCCCTCAAGCAGATCGCCCACATGGTCGGAGTGACGCCCGCTGCTCTGCTGCACTATTTCGGCAGCAAGGAGGAGCTGTTCACCGAGGTGCTGCGCAAACGCGACGAGCACGACGGGATGGACCCTCGTCTCGCCGACCTCGCCGATCCGCGCGAGGGGCTGATCGACGTCATCAGGCACAACGCCGAGGTTCCGGGTCTCGTCGAACTGTTCTCGCGCCTCGCAGTCGACGCCGTCGATCCCGAGCATCCGGCGCACTCGTACTTCCTCGAGCGCAGCGAGCGGCTGCGCTCGGCCGTCGCGGCAGGACTCCACCGCGACTCCACGCGTGAGCCCGCGCTCGACCCCGACACAATGGCCCGCGTCCTCCAGGCGGTGGCCGACGGCCTGCAGCTGCAGTGGATGATCGATCCCACCGTCGACATGGCCGACATCGTCGAACGGCTCATCGACGCGCTGGCCCCGCGGCGCGACTGA
- a CDS encoding SDR family NAD(P)-dependent oxidoreductase, whose product MSPPVIVLTGATSGLGQLVALRLAEQGAHLVLPARNAQRAAETASLIRRVAPTATVETPIADLSRMDEVRRLGREIADAHAQVDVLVNNAGLHAFEARTTVDGYSEMIAVNYLAPWLLTHELRPALEAAPSARVVTVASEASRRHGTLRLPEDLTGTPAFRARGSSVLYGKSKLLDIMFTKELARRNATTNVTALCLDPGFNVTGLGREVRGAAIIERILRSLRIGDPDRGAGLIVRLATHPDYRTRNGEYWTVRGPRAIEPAAPGDDPATQKELWRHTEDLLLN is encoded by the coding sequence ATGTCCCCACCCGTCATCGTCCTCACCGGCGCCACGAGCGGCCTCGGACAACTCGTCGCCCTGCGCCTCGCGGAGCAGGGGGCGCACCTCGTCCTCCCCGCTCGCAACGCCCAGAGGGCAGCCGAAACCGCATCGCTCATCAGGCGAGTCGCACCGACCGCCACGGTCGAGACACCCATCGCGGATCTCTCCCGCATGGACGAGGTCCGCAGGCTGGGCCGGGAGATCGCCGACGCCCACGCCCAGGTCGACGTTCTTGTCAACAACGCCGGACTCCATGCCTTCGAAGCGCGCACCACCGTTGACGGCTACTCCGAGATGATCGCCGTCAATTATCTCGCCCCCTGGCTGCTCACCCACGAACTCCGGCCAGCACTCGAAGCCGCGCCCTCCGCGCGAGTCGTCACGGTCGCCTCCGAGGCCTCACGCCGACACGGCACGCTCCGCCTGCCTGAGGACCTCACCGGCACCCCCGCTTTCCGCGCTCGCGGGTCCTCCGTGCTCTACGGCAAGAGCAAGCTCCTCGACATCATGTTCACGAAAGAGCTAGCCCGGCGAAACGCCACTACGAACGTCACCGCGCTCTGTCTCGATCCCGGCTTCAACGTCACCGGCCTCGGACGAGAAGTCCGAGGCGCCGCCATCATCGAACGGATCCTCAGATCTCTCCGCATCGGCGACCCCGACCGGGGCGCCGGACTCATCGTCCGACTCGCCACGCACCCCGACTACCGAACCCGAAACGGCGAGTACTGGACGGTCCGCGGCCCCCGTGCGATCGAGCCCGCAGCTCCCGGAGACGACCCGGCGACCCAGAAGGAACTGTGGCGGCACACCGAAGACCTACTCCTCAACTGA